One Halanaerobiales bacterium DNA segment encodes these proteins:
- a CDS encoding aldehyde ferredoxin oxidoreductase N-terminal domain-containing protein, which yields MGKIYEYEVLRIDLSNEEIKREKIEGEVVKKYLGGRGLASKILYDEIDP from the coding sequence ATGGGCAAAATTTATGAGTATGAAGTATTGAGAATTGATCTTAGCAATGAAGAAATTAAAAGAGAAAAAATCGAAGGTGAAGTAGTAAAGAAGTATTTAGGAGGAAGAGGATTAGCATCTAAAATATTATATGATGAAATTGACCCT